The proteins below are encoded in one region of Sminthopsis crassicaudata isolate SCR6 chromosome 1, ASM4859323v1, whole genome shotgun sequence:
- the IRX4 gene encoding iroquois-class homeodomain protein IRX-4 → MSYPQFGYPYSSAPQFLMTTNSLTTCCESNGRTLADSGAAGSAQTPVYCPVYESRLLATARHELNSAAALGVYGNPYTGTQGYGNYVTYGTEASAFYSLNSFDSKDGTGSAHAGITQAAAAYYPYDHTLSQYQYDRYGTMDGGTRRKNATRETTSTLKAWLQEHRKNPYPTKGEKIMLAIITKMTLTQVSTWFANARRRLKKENKMTWPPRNKCSDEKRPYEEEEEGEEESQEDHIKNEKNDERVRKEEKELELSDLDDFDPIESESSECELKPAFQHLDSGHMRAASGSADCPGDSCKESATSLKMSVPRGVQLEEDMERAKNCLKSVVDECEQDLVVGGRQRGCDSKMCFQQPGESQILEAKPRIWSLAHTATSLNQTEYPSCMLKRQGLSTSSSSASSSSSTAVSAPSGLERHQDSPVTSLRNWVDGVFHDPIFRHSTLNQALSNTTVSWATTKGAILETGALGRSLGNSTDMLKGHLANFPPHHHHHDSNKELLSFPKSGSKMFCS, encoded by the exons ATGTCATACCCTCAGTTTGGATACCCTTACTCTTCTGCACCACAG tTCCTGATGACTACTAATTCCCTGACTACTTGCTGTGAGTCCAACGGTCGGACGTTAGCAGACTCGGGGGCAGCCGGCTCAGCTCAGACCCCAGTCTATTGTCCTGTGTACGAAAGCAGGCTGCTGGCCACAGCGAGGCATGAGCTCAATTCCGCAGCTGCCTTGGGAGTGTATGGGAACCCTTATACCGGCACCCAGGGCTACGGAAACTACGTTACCTACGGCACTGAAGCGTCTGCCTTCTACTCTTTG AATAGTTTCGACTCGAAAGATGGGACAGGATCTGCGCATGCGGGCATCACCCAGGCAGCAGCCGCTTACTATCCTTATGACCACACACTCAGCCAGTATCAATATGACAG GTATGGTACCATGGATGGTGGAACAAGGAGAAAAAATGCTACCCGAGAAACCACAAGTACCTTGAAGGCCTGGCTTCAGGAGCACCGAAAGAACCCTTATCCCACAAAGGGTGAGAAGATCATGCTGGCTATCATCACTAAGATGACCCTCACCCAGGTCTCCACCTGGTTTGCCAATGCCCGAAGGAGACTCAAGAAGGAGAATAAGATGACTTGGCCACCTCGAAACAAATGTTCAGATGAGAAGAGACCctatgaggaggaagaagagggagaggaagaatccCAGGAAGATCATatcaaaaatgagaagaatgatg AACGCGTtcgaaaggaggagaaggaactCGAACTAAGTGACTTAGATGATTTCGACCCCATAGAATCGGAGAGCTCAGAGTGCGAACTGAAACCGGCTTTCCAGCACCTGGACAGCGGTCACATGCGGGCTGCTTCTGGAAGCGCAGATTGCCCAGGAGACTCTTGTAAGGAGTCTGCCACCTCTCTCAAAATGTCGGTCCCTAGAGGTGTCCAGTTGGAGGAAGATATGGAGCGAGCCAAAAACTGTCTCAAAAGCGTAGTAGATGAATGTGAGCAAGATCTAGTAGTGGGAGGGCGGCAGAGGGGCTGCGATTCTAAAATGTGCTTTCAGCAGCCGGGGGAGTCCCAGATCCTGGAGGCCAAGCCCCGAATCTGGTCCCTAGCTCATACAGCCACTTCTCTTAACCAGACTGAGTACCCATCCTGCATGTTGAAGCGTCAAGGACTCTCCACTTCTTCCTCAtctgcctcttcttcttcctccactgcGGTCTCGGCTCCCAGCGGCCTCGAAAGGCACCAAGATTCCCCTGTCACCAGTCTCAGAAACTGGGTGGATGGAGTCTTTCACGACCCCATATTCAGGCACAGTACTTTGAATCAGGCCTTGAGTAACACTACAGTGTCCTGGGCTACCACCAAAGGAGCAATACTGGAAACGGGAGCCCTAGGACGCTCTCTGGGGAACAGCACGGACATGCTAAAGGGACATCTGGCAAACTTCCCCCCACACCATCACCACCACGACTCCAATAAGGAgcttctctcctttcccaaatCTGGCAGCAAAATGTTCTGTTCTTAA